A region from the Desulfomarina profundi genome encodes:
- the dnaK gene encoding molecular chaperone DnaK: MGKIIGIDLGTTNSCVAIMEGGDPKVIANVEGNRTTPSVVAFADNDERLVGQVAKRQAVTNPLRTLYAIKRLIGRKFTDAEVRKSIEVSPFKIVEGTNGSVSVEVEGKIYRPAEISAMILAKMKQTAEEYLGEEVTDAVVTVPAYFNDSQRQATKDAGKIAGLNVQRIINEPTAASLAYGLDKKGEEKIAVFDLGGGTFDVSILEIGDGVFEVKSTNGDTFLGGEDFDMRIVNWLADEFKREQGIDLKADKMALQRLKEEAEKAKMELSTTKETDINLPFITADASGPKHLNLKLSRAKLESLVEDLIARTKGPCMTALKDAGLTASDIDEVILVGGMTRMPKVQEMVKEIFGKEPHKGVNPDEVVAIGAAIQGGVLQGDVKDVLLLDVTPLSLGIETLGGVTTKLIEKNTTVPTKKSQIFSTAADNQPAVSIHVLQGEREMAQDNKTIGRFELTDIPPAPRGVPQIEVTFDLDANGILSVSAKDMGTGREQSIKITASSGLTDEEIEKMTKDAELHAEEDKKRKELVEARNSADALVHATEKSLKDLGDKVDEETRKNVEKEVENVKSVMQGDDTAAIKAAIEALTTASHKLAELMYAQASQEAPDGAAGAAGAAGAGPKKDDGDDDVVDADYEEVK, translated from the coding sequence ATGGGTAAAATTATCGGAATTGACCTGGGTACCACAAATTCCTGTGTTGCAATTATGGAAGGTGGAGACCCGAAGGTGATTGCCAATGTGGAAGGCAACAGAACAACTCCATCGGTTGTTGCATTCGCCGATAATGACGAACGCCTTGTGGGCCAGGTTGCCAAGCGTCAGGCTGTAACCAATCCACTGCGTACGTTATATGCAATCAAGCGGTTGATCGGACGGAAATTTACCGATGCAGAGGTGAGGAAGTCCATAGAGGTCAGCCCGTTTAAGATAGTTGAAGGAACTAACGGCAGTGTATCTGTTGAGGTCGAGGGAAAGATTTACCGGCCTGCGGAAATTTCCGCCATGATCCTGGCAAAAATGAAGCAGACCGCCGAGGAGTACCTTGGCGAAGAGGTGACCGATGCGGTGGTTACCGTTCCTGCCTATTTTAATGATTCGCAGCGCCAGGCGACAAAAGATGCCGGTAAGATTGCAGGCTTGAATGTACAGAGAATTATCAACGAGCCTACAGCGGCTTCACTGGCCTATGGTCTTGACAAGAAAGGTGAGGAAAAAATCGCTGTATTCGATCTTGGTGGAGGTACTTTTGATGTTTCCATCCTCGAAATCGGTGACGGTGTGTTTGAGGTGAAATCCACCAACGGCGATACTTTCCTCGGTGGTGAAGACTTTGACATGAGGATCGTCAACTGGTTGGCGGACGAATTCAAGCGTGAGCAGGGGATTGATCTCAAGGCTGACAAGATGGCCCTTCAGCGTCTGAAGGAAGAGGCGGAAAAGGCCAAAATGGAACTGTCCACCACCAAGGAAACTGACATCAATCTGCCCTTTATTACAGCAGATGCATCCGGGCCTAAGCATCTTAATCTGAAGTTGAGCCGGGCAAAATTGGAGAGCCTGGTGGAGGATCTTATTGCGCGGACCAAAGGACCCTGTATGACCGCGTTGAAGGATGCCGGTCTTACTGCTTCCGATATTGATGAAGTTATCCTTGTCGGTGGTATGACCCGTATGCCGAAGGTTCAGGAGATGGTCAAGGAGATCTTTGGCAAGGAACCCCATAAGGGTGTGAATCCGGATGAAGTTGTGGCCATTGGCGCAGCTATCCAGGGTGGAGTTCTCCAAGGTGATGTAAAAGATGTCCTGCTCCTGGATGTTACGCCTCTTTCACTGGGGATTGAAACCCTGGGCGGGGTAACAACTAAACTGATTGAGAAAAATACGACTGTACCAACAAAGAAGAGTCAGATTTTCTCCACCGCGGCAGACAATCAGCCGGCTGTCTCTATCCATGTTCTCCAGGGGGAACGGGAGATGGCCCAGGATAACAAGACGATCGGTCGTTTTGAGCTGACTGATATCCCGCCTGCACCGAGAGGAGTACCGCAGATCGAGGTGACTTTTGATCTTGATGCCAACGGTATTCTCAGCGTGTCTGCGAAAGATATGGGAACCGGCAGGGAACAGTCCATCAAAATCACCGCTTCTTCCGGTCTGACGGATGAAGAGATAGAAAAAATGACCAAGGACGCAGAGCTCCATGCGGAAGAGGATAAGAAGCGTAAGGAGCTTGTTGAGGCTCGAAACTCTGCCGATGCCCTGGTTCATGCCACTGAAAAGAGCTTGAAGGATCTTGGCGATAAGGTGGATGAGGAAACCAGGAAAAACGTGGAGAAGGAAGTGGAAAATGTGAAATCAGTTATGCAGGGTGATGATACGGCAGCCATCAAGGCGGCAATCGAAGCTCTGACCACGGCTTCTCATAAACTTGCGGAACTCATGTATGCCCAGGCATCCCAGGAAGCTCCTGATGGTGCTGCCGGTGCAGCTGGTGCAGCCGGAGCTGGTCCGAAGAAGGATGACGGGGATGATGACGTGGTTGATGCCGATTATGAAGAAGTAAAATAA
- a CDS encoding nucleotide exchange factor GrpE: MSKEKNDTLRGRVEVTDEDLSPPEREQEAGEKATHPEEENGRDPEKELADALKEIEELRDRMLRAAAENENFKKRMERERASSLKYAGEQIFREMLPVVDNLERAIEQSSIEGNSPEQRLEALVEGVKLTLKSLVATLEKFEVKPIDSVGEPFDPKHQDALTMEASDTVPANHVVSEFEKGYYYKDRLLRAAKVIVSSGEKKADS; the protein is encoded by the coding sequence GTGAGTAAAGAGAAAAACGATACACTCCGAGGAAGGGTTGAGGTCACAGATGAGGACCTGTCACCACCTGAGAGGGAACAGGAGGCTGGCGAAAAAGCAACTCATCCTGAAGAGGAGAATGGTCGGGATCCGGAAAAAGAACTTGCTGATGCCCTCAAGGAGATTGAAGAACTTCGAGACAGGATGTTGCGTGCTGCCGCTGAAAATGAGAATTTCAAGAAACGGATGGAGCGGGAACGTGCCTCCAGCCTGAAATATGCCGGAGAGCAGATTTTCAGGGAGATGCTTCCGGTAGTTGATAACCTGGAGAGAGCCATTGAACAGAGCAGTATCGAAGGAAACAGTCCCGAACAGCGGCTGGAAGCCCTTGTGGAAGGAGTGAAGCTTACACTCAAGAGTCTGGTGGCGACCCTGGAAAAATTTGAAGTGAAACCAATTGACAGTGTGGGTGAACCTTTTGACCCCAAGCATCAGGATGCCTTGACCATGGAGGCCAGTGACACGGTTCCGGCCAACCATGTGGTCAGTGAATTTGAAAAGGGATACTACTACAAAGATCGTCTGTTGCGGGCGGCTAAGGTAATAGTTTCCTCTGGAGAAAAGAAAGCCGATTCATAG
- a CDS encoding pyridoxal phosphate-dependent aminotransferase — MRMDIVHIGAGELTYEIRNIVNVGEKLQKLGLKTNWENIGDPIAKGEEVPGWMKEIVVEAVRQDCTYGYSPTKGVLATREFIAEQTNKLGTVKIDAEDIIFFNGLGDAISKIFGFLKRTARVLVPTPSYSTHSSAEAAHAGTSPVTYVLDPNNHWYPDLNDIEKHVTYNPAVAGILIINPDNPTGAVYPREVMEAIVEIARRYDLFLICDEVYQHIYYNGTTTATLAEVIGDVPAIAMRGISKEMPWPGARCGWIEVYNREKDPIFSKYIDSILNAKMVEVCSTTLPQTVYPQVVTHPDYPEYLRLRVARYEKFSNIAYDCLKDVKGVLVNRTNGAFYMSVCFEDGVLTDSQTLPIENDEVREMIENLVSPANTALDKRFVYYLLGSTGVCVVPLTSFATAINGFRITLLETSEKEFENIFHTIADAIERYLHS, encoded by the coding sequence ATGAGAATGGATATAGTTCATATTGGTGCCGGAGAGTTGACATATGAAATACGAAATATAGTCAACGTCGGGGAAAAATTACAAAAACTTGGTCTGAAAACGAACTGGGAAAATATCGGTGATCCCATCGCAAAGGGTGAAGAGGTTCCTGGATGGATGAAGGAAATCGTGGTGGAAGCGGTTCGCCAGGATTGTACATACGGTTATTCGCCTACCAAGGGAGTTCTGGCCACCCGTGAATTTATAGCGGAACAGACCAATAAACTGGGAACGGTGAAGATTGATGCCGAAGATATCATTTTTTTTAACGGGCTTGGAGATGCGATATCAAAAATTTTCGGATTTTTGAAGCGTACAGCCAGAGTTCTCGTACCGACTCCCAGTTACAGTACACATTCTTCCGCTGAAGCAGCACATGCCGGGACCAGCCCGGTCACCTATGTTCTTGACCCCAACAACCACTGGTATCCGGACCTGAACGACATTGAAAAACATGTAACCTATAATCCTGCCGTTGCAGGAATTCTCATCATTAATCCGGATAATCCCACCGGGGCCGTATATCCACGGGAAGTCATGGAGGCCATTGTGGAGATAGCCCGCAGGTACGATCTGTTTCTAATCTGTGATGAGGTGTATCAGCATATTTATTATAACGGTACCACAACGGCAACATTGGCGGAAGTAATCGGAGATGTCCCGGCAATCGCCATGCGCGGCATTTCCAAGGAGATGCCGTGGCCGGGAGCGCGGTGTGGCTGGATTGAAGTGTATAACAGGGAGAAAGACCCGATTTTTAGCAAATACATTGATTCAATTCTCAATGCCAAAATGGTCGAAGTCTGTTCAACGACCCTGCCGCAGACAGTTTATCCCCAGGTTGTAACCCATCCTGATTATCCTGAGTATCTGCGGCTTCGAGTGGCACGGTATGAAAAATTTTCTAATATTGCTTACGATTGTCTCAAAGATGTCAAAGGGGTGTTGGTGAACAGGACCAACGGCGCTTTTTATATGAGTGTTTGTTTTGAAGACGGAGTGTTGACCGATTCCCAGACCCTGCCCATTGAAAATGACGAAGTCAGGGAAATGATAGAAAACCTGGTGAGCCCGGCGAATACTGCCCTTGATAAACGGTTTGTCTATTATCTGCTCGGGTCAACCGGAGTCTGTGTTGTTCCTCTGACCTCCTTTGCTACAGCTATTAACGGATTCAGGATCACTCTTCTGGAAACAAGTGAAAAAGAGTTTGAAAATATTTTCCATACCATTGCTGATGCCATAGAACGGTATCTCCACAGTTGA
- a CDS encoding flavodoxin family protein, translating into MKIVAFCGSARKEGNTALLLKTALEPLAEAGFDTELVELARKNVPGCKACMGCFKEKNRKCVFNDDVVNDCIEKMLEADGILLGSPTYFADISSEMKALIDRSGMVARANDNMFRRKLGAAVVAARRAGAIHAFDSINHFFQIGEMIIVGSSYWNIGHGRQKGEVSGDEEGLGTMKTLGENMAWLLKKIYG; encoded by the coding sequence ATGAAAATTGTAGCTTTTTGTGGCAGTGCTAGAAAAGAAGGCAATACGGCTCTGTTGCTGAAAACAGCACTGGAGCCTCTTGCAGAGGCAGGTTTTGATACCGAGCTTGTGGAGCTCGCGCGGAAAAACGTTCCGGGATGCAAGGCTTGTATGGGCTGCTTTAAAGAGAAAAACAGGAAATGCGTGTTCAATGATGATGTGGTTAATGACTGTATTGAAAAAATGCTGGAGGCAGATGGCATTCTTCTTGGATCACCCACCTATTTTGCTGATATCTCCTCGGAGATGAAGGCGTTGATTGATCGATCAGGAATGGTTGCCCGTGCCAATGATAATATGTTTCGACGTAAACTCGGGGCGGCTGTGGTTGCTGCGAGAAGAGCCGGAGCCATTCATGCCTTTGATTCCATAAATCATTTTTTTCAGATCGGTGAGATGATCATTGTCGGTTCTTCCTACTGGAATATTGGCCATGGCCGCCAGAAAGGTGAAGTGTCAGGAGACGAAGAAGGTCTTGGCACGATGAAAACCCTGGGTGAAAACATGGCTTGGCTGCTGAAAAAGATTTATGGGTAG
- a CDS encoding asparaginase domain-containing protein produces the protein MISISIITVGGTIDKIYFDAKSEYEVGPPNAEKVLSELNLSIHYTVTSLLRKDSLDMTDEDRKLLYTTVAGDPATKILVTHGTDTMVETARYLAAIRDKTIVLTGALEPALFKTSDATFNIGCAIGALQVLQNGSYIVMNGRVFPADNVRKNLDVNRFEPLTPKSEAG, from the coding sequence ATGATTTCAATCTCGATTATAACAGTCGGCGGTACTATAGATAAGATCTATTTTGATGCCAAGAGTGAATATGAAGTAGGCCCGCCAAATGCGGAGAAAGTTTTGAGCGAACTCAATCTTTCCATTCATTATACGGTTACATCTCTTCTCAGAAAAGACAGCCTTGATATGACGGATGAGGACAGAAAACTTCTCTACACTACAGTGGCCGGGGACCCTGCAACAAAAATTCTTGTCACTCATGGAACGGACACTATGGTGGAAACAGCCAGATACCTTGCAGCCATAAGGGATAAAACCATTGTCCTGACCGGAGCCCTTGAACCGGCCCTGTTCAAAACCAGTGACGCAACATTTAATATCGGATGCGCCATAGGTGCATTACAGGTGCTGCAGAACGGATCTTACATCGTCATGAACGGCCGGGTCTTTCCCGCTGACAACGTCAGAAAAAATCTGGACGTAAACAGATTTGAACCACTCACCCCAAAATCGGAAGCCGGTTGA
- a CDS encoding translocation/assembly module TamB domain-containing protein: MNDVTLSLSGEKDGLRFQVSAVSGKGQLEGIGRVRYGGGPIAADLDVKGEKFLLFSLPEYEIEVSPDVHLFFSGDRGEIRGSVKIPRALITPEEMKSSVSVSDDVVLLNGHEEIKDEKWPFFTSLNVFLGDDVEIDGYGLKGRLTGKLLVQDKPDSLLTAVGELDLVDGTFTIFGRSLDLQRGRVLFSGGPINNPGIDVRAQKVVSAEKARGDGYVVGVDVSGLVQDLQFHLFSDPFMEDTEILSQLIVGHSLDSSSKEEGNLLGAAAVALGLKGGNTIINNLTDILSVDDLHLEGSRAKEDVSLVVGKRLSKDLYLGYDINMFNQSGVFRVRYDLKHGFSIETRTSPESTGADLIYIFQR, encoded by the coding sequence GTGAATGATGTAACTCTTTCTCTGTCAGGTGAAAAGGATGGGTTGCGTTTTCAGGTTTCAGCTGTTTCTGGAAAAGGGCAGCTTGAGGGGATTGGCAGGGTGCGATATGGTGGCGGCCCGATTGCAGCTGACCTGGATGTAAAGGGAGAAAAATTTCTTTTGTTCAGCCTGCCGGAATATGAAATAGAGGTCAGCCCGGATGTACATCTTTTCTTCAGTGGGGACAGGGGTGAGATACGTGGTAGTGTGAAAATACCCAGGGCCCTGATCACCCCTGAAGAGATGAAGAGTTCAGTCTCAGTTTCCGATGATGTCGTCCTTTTAAATGGGCACGAGGAAATTAAAGATGAAAAATGGCCGTTTTTCACCTCTCTCAATGTTTTTCTCGGGGATGATGTGGAAATCGATGGTTATGGTCTGAAGGGACGGCTCACGGGGAAACTCCTGGTTCAGGACAAGCCTGATTCTTTGTTGACCGCCGTAGGTGAGCTGGATCTTGTGGACGGTACGTTTACAATTTTCGGTCGTTCCCTTGATCTGCAGAGAGGTCGTGTGCTTTTTTCCGGTGGGCCTATCAACAACCCGGGAATTGATGTCAGGGCACAGAAAGTTGTCAGTGCTGAAAAAGCCCGGGGAGACGGTTACGTAGTAGGGGTTGATGTCAGTGGTCTGGTGCAGGATCTTCAGTTTCATCTCTTCTCCGACCCGTTTATGGAGGATACGGAAATCCTGTCTCAGTTGATTGTCGGGCACTCCCTGGACAGTTCTTCCAAAGAAGAGGGCAATCTGCTTGGTGCCGCAGCGGTTGCCCTCGGCCTGAAAGGTGGAAATACAATTATAAACAATCTGACCGATATCCTTTCAGTTGATGACCTGCATCTTGAGGGAAGCAGGGCCAAAGAAGATGTTTCCCTGGTCGTCGGGAAACGGTTGTCAAAAGATCTCTATCTCGGGTATGATATCAATATGTTCAACCAGTCCGGTGTGTTTCGCGTACGATATGATCTCAAACACGGGTTTTCCATAGAAACGAGGACGTCACCGGAATCGACCGGTGCCGATCTGATCTATATTTTTCAAAGGTAG
- a CDS encoding translocation/assembly module TamB domain-containing protein, whose protein sequence is MFKTDGVVVRQGGTLLEVKGAAGDDLGLSFSVTVPEAGQILPSLEGAFSLQGILAGTFMEPELQAELHGENISFDENTINELDVLFEGQPFSGGKMNASAHFEGVMIPDIDLSRGDVTISGSLENHDIQLHLTGEDSDFYLEAGGGLVEENWQGMLHNGRFSDTVFTWKQVEKASLLAGKGEMTLQDFCFSDGEGRMCLDGRLRKKEGALTWWLKAILEDGSLRWLNRRHFLSLPVTGTLSGNLEAEGNEKEIKSGRILLNSSGIDFGRIDEKAEHLKLDPTRLTGRLQDGMLSVDLLTSMTNDSSLHLSGFLENISGFRSIPGEIPLTGRMEVDSFDLGFIGAMSGFNVEPVGKLAGSVNFSGTLAQPIIEGKMVLGTGE, encoded by the coding sequence ATGTTCAAAACGGATGGTGTGGTGGTGCGCCAGGGTGGGACATTGCTTGAGGTCAAAGGAGCCGCCGGGGATGATCTCGGTCTGTCTTTTTCTGTAACGGTGCCGGAAGCGGGGCAGATTCTGCCTTCTCTGGAAGGTGCTTTTTCGTTGCAGGGAATTCTCGCCGGAACCTTTATGGAGCCGGAATTACAAGCGGAACTTCACGGTGAAAACATCTCTTTTGATGAAAATACAATAAATGAACTTGATGTTTTATTTGAGGGGCAACCCTTTTCCGGTGGAAAAATGAATGCAAGTGCACATTTTGAAGGGGTCATGATACCGGACATTGATCTCAGCAGAGGGGATGTGACAATCTCGGGATCTCTTGAAAACCATGATATTCAACTGCACCTCACGGGTGAAGACAGTGATTTTTATCTGGAGGCTGGTGGTGGACTGGTTGAGGAAAACTGGCAGGGTATGCTGCATAATGGACGGTTCTCCGATACTGTTTTTACCTGGAAACAGGTAGAAAAGGCTTCTCTTTTAGCTGGGAAAGGTGAAATGACTCTGCAGGATTTTTGTTTTTCCGATGGAGAAGGACGTATGTGTCTGGATGGTCGATTGAGGAAAAAAGAGGGTGCTCTGACCTGGTGGTTGAAGGCGATACTTGAGGACGGCTCCCTGAGGTGGTTGAATCGGCGGCACTTTCTTTCTCTGCCCGTTACAGGGACACTCAGCGGCAATCTGGAGGCGGAAGGAAATGAAAAGGAGATAAAGAGTGGTCGTATTCTGCTGAATTCCTCCGGAATAGATTTTGGTCGAATAGATGAAAAGGCCGAACATCTGAAGCTGGATCCGACCCGATTGACAGGCAGATTGCAGGATGGCATGTTGTCTGTTGATCTCTTGACCTCAATGACAAATGACAGTTCCCTGCACCTTTCAGGCTTTCTGGAGAATATAAGTGGGTTTCGGTCGATCCCAGGTGAAATTCCCCTGACAGGAAGAATGGAAGTGGACAGTTTTGATCTGGGTTTTATCGGGGCAATGAGCGGGTTCAATGTTGAACCGGTGGGAAAGCTTGCGGGGTCTGTTAATTTTTCCGGAACTCTGGCACAGCCGATAATTGAAGGGAAGATGGTCCTTGGGACGGGGGAGTAG
- a CDS encoding autotransporter assembly complex protein TamA yields MAITIEGIHGSLEKNVLARLKLNLHKNSERLKENEVRKLHRQAEEDIRLALAPFGYYHPEISTSLKKEDGVWIGVYSIKKGEPVLVEKVEIQLTGEGKNNKNLRKALADFPLQTGKVLDQDKYEKWKKDFISLAITEGFLDADYTRHEIRVDLKKNRADLFLVLDTGARYLFGQTSSSQDIIRPELFRRYLPYKKGDPYSPARLFELQSILYKTDFFSSVEARGDTDHPTGIYIPVKVEVKPPKHRNKYSLGLGYATDTGARGKIDWSNRLFNKKGHKLKASLQVAELENSFSLLYTVPRNDPRYEKFVHGLAYQDKKWNDTDTRLLTAAISSEYADPRYKYSLGIELRDEVYDVGNTSGKSTLLIPSLGGGFIFADDILDTKMGLQASIDLLGAAEGILADATFLQTTVSGKAIVSPFDQWRVIGRGSLGVTIVDAIDSLPPSLRFYTGGDSSIRGYKYKSIGTKDSSGAVIGGRYLVVGSVELERILTDRWSIAGFWDVGSATDDLKLDFFQGAGMGVRFRLPFGQVRLDLASAVSEDGYPFRIHFTVGGISDANTTMARHSFSLSRFYRCARFFSFYGPGFLQIRNMLNSFASPVLTIGRVQGKLAGNWSVEDVELKLPDFSFLLNRIDCQWDSSGLFTGKLALASVSVDGGLLTVVDGEKQNSSPEAVAAKLPELFLPFRLIVEKLEVNNFRIVDEGGKNIFFTKYLGLAFDWRGGLLNVKDLIFHGEGLELSLHGSLEPGPGWEMSFLGEYGFEAEGYSRFDGTFSLEGPLGDLQFHLGMKEPALIEASGRLAGLPGKALCRMKVQGTDVDFSSFQEDWPKIILDHADIELSATQAGYHGEVTAKGGWEKLHHVALKSSLDGDWEGITFRALTLEQDKQKVQVKGGAISWKDIFDWTGQFTFGHFNLDIIPGEVNGIVDAVVESRGRVVENGVRADFAISSLQGVVDQQPVALRGKIILTENRVYTDSLHLRSKTIAGEAFVHHGELSWEKENLAWSGDVSFENVDPSTHPALGEFNGSLKGRIRVEGVVVKTSSQEKCQFSILAVPCWDNLFPEQEKSVLKTVCSKRMVWWCARVGHCLRSKEPPGMISVCLFL; encoded by the coding sequence GTGGCGATTACCATTGAGGGTATCCATGGATCGCTGGAGAAAAATGTCCTGGCACGACTCAAGCTGAATCTCCATAAGAACAGTGAGAGACTGAAAGAAAACGAGGTACGGAAACTGCATCGTCAGGCGGAGGAGGATATCCGCCTGGCCCTGGCGCCTTTCGGCTATTACCATCCTGAAATATCGACCAGTCTCAAAAAAGAAGACGGGGTCTGGATTGGTGTCTATTCCATCAAAAAAGGAGAGCCTGTCCTGGTCGAAAAGGTGGAGATTCAACTGACCGGAGAAGGCAAAAATAATAAAAACCTGAGGAAGGCCCTGGCCGATTTTCCTCTGCAGACAGGTAAAGTGCTTGATCAGGACAAGTATGAAAAATGGAAAAAAGATTTTATTTCCCTGGCTATTACAGAAGGTTTTCTCGATGCTGATTATACTCGACATGAAATCCGTGTGGATTTGAAAAAAAACAGAGCAGACCTGTTTCTGGTGCTGGACACTGGTGCCCGTTACCTTTTTGGTCAGACATCAAGCAGTCAGGATATTATCAGGCCTGAGCTTTTTCGGCGCTATCTTCCCTATAAAAAAGGGGATCCATACAGCCCGGCCAGACTGTTTGAACTGCAGTCCATTCTCTATAAAACTGATTTTTTCAGCAGCGTAGAGGCCCGTGGAGATACTGATCATCCCACGGGGATCTATATTCCCGTGAAGGTGGAGGTCAAGCCACCGAAACATAGAAACAAATACAGCCTTGGGCTGGGATATGCCACGGATACCGGAGCCAGGGGAAAAATCGACTGGAGCAACCGTCTGTTTAATAAAAAAGGTCATAAACTCAAGGCGTCGCTGCAGGTGGCGGAACTTGAAAATTCATTTTCTCTTCTCTATACCGTACCCCGCAATGATCCCCGTTACGAAAAGTTTGTCCATGGTCTCGCCTATCAGGATAAGAAATGGAATGATACGGACACTCGTCTGCTGACCGCTGCCATCAGTAGCGAGTATGCTGATCCCAGGTATAAATACAGTCTCGGAATCGAACTCAGGGATGAAGTTTACGATGTCGGTAACACAAGCGGAAAGAGCACCCTTCTTATCCCGTCACTTGGTGGTGGATTTATCTTTGCCGATGATATTCTTGATACGAAGATGGGGTTGCAGGCATCCATTGACTTACTCGGGGCAGCGGAGGGTATTCTGGCTGACGCGACATTTCTCCAGACCACCGTCAGTGGCAAGGCTATTGTTTCTCCCTTTGACCAGTGGCGGGTGATTGGTCGGGGTTCCCTGGGAGTGACAATTGTTGATGCCATCGATTCTCTACCGCCTTCATTGCGGTTCTATACCGGTGGAGACAGTTCAATCCGTGGGTATAAATACAAATCCATAGGTACGAAAGACAGTTCCGGTGCCGTTATTGGAGGCAGGTATCTGGTTGTGGGCAGTGTGGAGTTGGAAAGAATTCTCACTGATCGCTGGAGCATTGCCGGATTCTGGGACGTGGGGAGTGCAACCGATGATTTGAAGCTGGATTTTTTCCAGGGGGCCGGTATGGGGGTGCGGTTTCGACTGCCTTTTGGTCAGGTCCGTCTAGATCTGGCTTCGGCTGTTTCTGAAGACGGATATCCCTTTCGAATTCATTTTACCGTGGGGGGGATCTCTGATGCGAATACGACTATGGCGCGTCATTCTTTCTCTCTTTCTCGTTTTTATCGGTGTGCTCGCTTTTTTTCTTTTTACGGACCGGGGTTTCTTCAAATCCGCAACATGCTGAATTCATTTGCCTCTCCAGTATTGACCATCGGCAGGGTGCAGGGGAAACTGGCGGGAAACTGGTCTGTTGAGGATGTTGAACTGAAGCTGCCGGATTTCTCTTTTTTATTGAACAGAATAGATTGTCAGTGGGATTCTTCCGGGCTTTTTACGGGCAAACTGGCCCTGGCAAGTGTCTCCGTGGATGGGGGATTACTGACTGTGGTTGATGGGGAGAAACAGAATTCTTCCCCGGAGGCTGTTGCGGCGAAACTGCCCGAGTTGTTTTTACCTTTCCGGCTTATTGTGGAAAAACTGGAAGTGAATAACTTTCGGATTGTGGATGAAGGTGGAAAGAACATTTTTTTTACAAAATATTTAGGACTTGCCTTTGATTGGCGCGGAGGACTCCTGAATGTAAAGGATCTGATCTTTCACGGGGAGGGGCTTGAACTGTCACTCCATGGATCACTGGAACCCGGGCCGGGATGGGAGATGAGTTTTCTTGGTGAATATGGTTTTGAAGCCGAAGGATACAGTCGTTTTGATGGAACGTTTTCTCTGGAAGGTCCTCTCGGAGATCTGCAGTTCCATTTGGGAATGAAGGAACCGGCATTAATTGAAGCCAGTGGCAGGTTGGCCGGTCTGCCCGGTAAAGCGTTGTGCAGGATGAAAGTCCAGGGGACGGATGTAGACTTTTCCAGCTTCCAGGAGGACTGGCCGAAAATCATACTTGACCATGCAGATATCGAACTTTCCGCCACTCAGGCCGGCTATCATGGTGAGGTTACAGCCAAGGGCGGCTGGGAGAAACTGCACCATGTGGCCTTGAAGAGCAGCCTTGATGGAGACTGGGAGGGGATAACCTTTCGTGCCCTTACCCTTGAACAGGATAAGCAAAAGGTCCAGGTGAAGGGAGGGGCTATTTCCTGGAAGGATATTTTTGACTGGACGGGGCAGTTCACTTTCGGACACTTTAATCTCGACATCATTCCCGGCGAAGTCAATGGTATTGTTGATGCTGTGGTGGAGAGTCGGGGCAGGGTCGTCGAAAACGGGGTCAGGGCCGATTTTGCGATTTCATCCCTTCAAGGAGTTGTTGACCAGCAACCCGTGGCGTTGAGAGGTAAAATAATACTTACGGAAAACAGGGTCTACACTGATTCCCTGCATCTCAGGAGCAAAACAATTGCAGGAGAAGCTTTTGTTCATCACGGGGAGTTGTCCTGGGAAAAGGAAAACCTTGCCTGGTCTGGTGATGTTTCCTTTGAAAATGTTGATCCTTCCACTCACCCTGCTCTGGGTGAATTCAATGGCTCTCTGAAAGGGCGTATCCGTGTTGAGGGAGTAGTGGTAAAGACCAGCTCTCAGGAAAAGTGTCAATTCTCGATCTTGGCGGTACCATGCTGGGACAACCTGTTTCCGGAGCAGGAGAAATCCGTTTTGAAAACGGTATGTTCAAAACGGATGGTGTGGTGGTGCGCCAGGGTGGGACATTGCTTGAGGTCAAAGGAGCCGCCGGGGATGATCTCGGTCTGTCTTTTTCTGTAA